The genomic window GAAGAGGAAGAATTTAGCGCAATTCTGGATTTAAAGACATCGACGGTGTGTCGTTCGCTATCCGGCAATCGTTATCCTCTTGGTACTGGGCCAATGCCGCCGCTTCATCCCCGCTGCCGTAGTCGTCTGTTACCAGTATTAAAACCTGAATTGATGAAAAAACTGGTAACAAAGCCAGCAAGAAAATCGGAATGGGGAGAGGAAACGTATTACGAGTGGTTAACTAGACAATCAGCAACACGACAGGACATTGTATTAGGATCAACAAGGGGTAAGCTGTTTCGTGACGGCGGTTTGTCTCCCGCACAGTTTGCTAAATTGCAATTACACAAAAATTTCAAACCGATGACGCTTGAAGAGATGCGACGAGTAGCTCCCGATGCATTTAAGCGAGCCGGAATTTAATTAACTCAAGCCCGTCACCAGACGGGTTTTTTATTATCTGTAGTTGGCGACTACACCATCAAACCCGAGGTTAATGATGACATTAAGGTATCAGTTAAGCAAAGAAGAATTTGATTCATTAAGTGATGAGCAAAAAGTGTTATATAAAGTATCTGGCGATAATTACCAGATGCACATTGAAGGTCTACCTGAATTTCCTGACGTTTCAGGACTGCAAAAGAAAGTAAATGAGCTGCTTTCCGAGAAAAAAGCAGAGCAGGAGAAGCGACGTCAGGCCGAAGAGGCGGCAAAAAAAGCCGCAGAAGAGCAGGCAAGAAAAAACGGGGATATTGCCGCACTGGAAAAAAGCTGGTCAGAAAAGCTTGTCTCCCGTGAAAATGAATTACTGAAGCAGATTGAAGAAAAAGATACAAATTTAAGAACGTTACTGGTTGATAATGTTGCTCAATCTTTAGCGGCCAAACTGGCCGGTGACAGTGCTGAATTACTTTTACCCCATATTAAATCCAGGCTGACAGTAGAAGAAGGTAAAACCCGTATTATTGATGCAGAAGGAAAACCCTCTGCGGCAACCCTTGATGATTTAGAAAAAGAAATGCGTAGCAACAGGTTATTTGCACCTGTTGTTATTGGAAGTAAGGCGACTGGAACAACCCGAGGTGAACCGCGCCATACCACTACTGGGGGTGGTGGTAAAATCTGGAAGGATTATACGGAAGCTGAACGCATTCGTATTTTCGAAGAAAATCCGGCGGAATTTAAACGCCTGGCCGAAACACAATAGGAATGAATTATGCCAACAGTCGCAACACGATTATCTGATATTTTTATCGGTGACTATTATCAGACCATTCAACCCCAAAACAGTCCTGAAAAAACGGCAGTCTTTGAATCGGGAATTATCAGCAAATTACCGCAGCTTGATGCCATTGCATCAGAGGGGCAAGGTACAGCAACCATTAGCTACTGGAATGACCTTGACGCAGATGAAGCGCCAAATCAAACAACTGATGACCCCGATCAAATTGGTACAGTTGGTAAAGCTGACCAGTCAAAATTAAAAGCCCGCGTATTATATCTCAATAAAGGTTATGGTGTGGCGGATTTAGCCGCCGAGCTTGCCAACAGTGAGCCGATGACACATATACGAAACCGCTTCGGTGTCTATTGGACACGACAATGGCAGCGCTATTTAATCGGTTCTGCGAGAGGCATTATCGGCAGTAATATCGCCAATGATAAGAGTGACATGATCATTGAAGGTGGGGATAAAATTTCGGCAGATAATTTAATTGATGCTGCCTTTACTGCGGGTGATGCTGCAAGTGCTTTCAGCGCACTCGGTGTTCATTCTGTTGTCATGAAACAAATGGCAAAACAGGATTTGATTGAGACACTTAAAGACTCAACCGGCCGCATTATTCTGCAAACCTATCTGGGTAAACCCATCTTTATGGATGATAGTTTAAAATATACCGATGGTCGTTATTTGACGGTTTTCTTCGGTAGTGGGGCTTTTGGTTATGGTAATGGGAATCCGCATACGCCGGTTGAACTGGAGCGGAAAGCGTCTGGTGGTAACGGGGGTGGTGCAGAGGTTCTGTGGGAGAGGAAAACATTTATTCTTCAGCCAGCAGGGTTTAGCTGGAAAGGAGAAGATGATCCGAATAAAACCCCATCTATTGATGATATTGCCAAACCTGACAACTGGGAACGTAAGTTTGAGCGTAAAAATG from Arsenophonus sp. aPb includes these protein-coding regions:
- a CDS encoding phage coat protein, which encodes MPTVATRLSDIFIGDYYQTIQPQNSPEKTAVFESGIISKLPQLDAIASEGQGTATISYWNDLDADEAPNQTTDDPDQIGTVGKADQSKLKARVLYLNKGYGVADLAAELANSEPMTHIRNRFGVYWTRQWQRYLIGSARGIIGSNIANDKSDMIIEGGDKISADNLIDAAFTAGDAASAFSALGVHSVVMKQMAKQDLIETLKDSTGRIILQTYLGKPIFMDDSLKYTDGRYLTVFFGSGAFGYGNGNPHTPVELERKASGGNGGGAEVLWERKTFILQPAGFSWKGEDDPNKTPSIDDIAKPDNWERKFERKNVPFAAVLSGNESGS